In Paramisgurnus dabryanus chromosome 14, PD_genome_1.1, whole genome shotgun sequence, one genomic interval encodes:
- the LOC135719430 gene encoding uncharacterized protein — translation MPWVKYLLLLTTAVMVVSSLGVRRDAFSDMGVSYDSTASSTISFGKLIIGNGLRSTTLNDTDERQAHGEAKFNLAEAKLKHLGPSVHCGDDTMTLRVPGPRMPHFLVDKGDGTKVPLSEIPPSCGYSVKRVRRDVSLVAPYNGCGHVQQQSGAYVLPLVILGATVQMSCPMNPPALPKVSCFPSGMVVSLGQSADTVKIKVDGSWQPLLLAYFKCKFTLDTARGDLVVNAPFKGTCWDIKDAERRLPMLYGGHEVILTCPDTSPTTVVPQDPQVFYQFPYGQPWYNWVPATAAPTTTTAAPQDPFPQQPYYPYGKPWWWYPQVPATIAPTTTTAAPQDPFPQQQYYPFGKQWWYYQVPTTQAPTTTTAAPQDPFPQQPYYPYGKPWWWYPQVPATIAPTTTTAAPQDPFPQQQYYPFGKQWWYYQVPATQAPTTMTAAPQDPFPQQPYYPYGKPWWWYPQVPATIAPTTTAAPQDPFPQQQYYPYGKLWWYPRVPATQAPTTAAPQDPFPQQPMFPLPIFDPFRNLQKGEPFPHGVPKFPPIIPGYPVHAPPADLPKGMQYPADMYPVFHRRRRSVSSGQLPLSYKSRR, via the exons ATGCCGTGGGTTAAGTATCTTTTACTTCTCACAACGGCTGTGATGGTAGTGAGCTCTTTAGGAGTTCGCCGTGATGCCTTTTCAGATATGGGTGTTTCATATGATTCTACTGCTAGTAGTACAATCAGTTTTGGTAAACTTATTATTGGCAACGGGCTTCGGAGTACAACGTTGAATGATACTGATGAAAGACAAGCGCATGGGGAAG CAAAATTTAATCTTGCTGAGGCGAAGTTGAAACATCTGGGTCCTTCTGTGCACTGTGGTGATGATACTATGACCCTGCGTGTTCCTGGACCAAGAATGCCCCACTTTCTGGTTGATAAAG GAGATGGGACTAAAGTGCCTCTGTCTGAGATTCCACCCAGCTGTGGTTACTCTGTGAAGAGGGTGCGCCGGGATGTTTCGCTTGTTGCGCCGTACAATGGTTGTGGTCATGTCCAACAACAG AGTGGAGCTTATGTTCTGCCTCTGGTAATACTGGGGGCAACAGTGCAGATGTCATGCCCAATGAATCCTCCTGCCCTTCCTAAAGTTTCTTGCTTCCCTTCTGGCATGGTTGTCTCACTTGGGCAGAGCGCTGATACTGTTAAGATTAAAG TTGATGGATCATGGCAGCCTCTGctactggcatattttaagtgCAAGTTCACCCTGGACACTGCTCGTGGTGATCTGGTTGTCAATGCACCATTCAAGGGAACTTGTTGGGATATCAAG GATGCTGAAAGACGCCTTCCTATGCTTTATGGTGGCCATGAAGTGATACTCACATGCCCTGACACATCACCTACAACTGTTGTACCTCAAGACCCTCAGGTGTTTTATCAATTTCCATACGGACAACCATGGTATAACTGGGTGCCTGCTACAGCAGCTCCTACCACTACGACAGCGGCTCCTCAGGATCCTTTTCCCCAGCAACCGTACTATCCATATGGAAAACCGTGGTGGTGGTATCCCCAGGTGCCTGCTACCATAGCCCCTACTACTACGACAGCGGCTCCTCAGGATCCTTTTCCCCAGCAACAGTACTATCCATTTGGAAAGCAGTGGTGGTATTACCAGGTACCTACTACCCAGGCCCCTACCACTACGACAGCAGCTCCTCAGGATCCTTTTCCCCAGCAACCGTACTATCCATATGGAAAACCGTGGTGGTGGTATCCCCAGGTGCCTGCTACCATAGCCCCTACTACTACGACAGCGGCTCCTCAGGATCCTTTTCCCCAGCAACAGTACTATCCATTTGGAAAGCAGTGGTGGTATTACCAGGTACCTGCTACCCAGGCCCCTACCACTATGACAGCAGCTCCTCAGGATCCTTTTCCCCAGCAACCATACTATCCATATGGAAAACCGTGGTGGTGGTATCCCCAGGTGCCTGCTACCATAGCCCCTACTACGACAGCGGCTCCTCAGGATCCTTTTCCCCAGCAACAGTACTATCCATATGGAAAACTGTGGTGGTATCCCCGGGTGCCTGCTACCCAAGCTCCTACGACAGCGGCTCCTCAGGATCCTTTTCCCCAGCAACCCATGTTCCCTCTACCAATCTTTGATCCTTTTCGCAATCTCCAAAAGGGAGAACCATTTCCTCATGGCGTACCCAAGTTTCCTCCCATCATCCCAGGCTACCCTGTTCATGCCCCACCAGCTGATCTCCCAAAGGGTATGCAATATCCTGCTGACATGTATCCAGTTTTTCATCGCAGACGTAGATCTGTGTCCAGCGGTCAGTTGCCCCTTTCTTACAAATCTCGCAGATAA
- the LOC135719429 gene encoding uncharacterized protein has protein sequence MPWVKYLLLLTTAVMVVSSLGVRRDAFSDMGVPYDSTASSTISFGRLIIGNRLQSTTLNATDERQAHGEAKFHLAEAKLKHLRPSVHCGDDTMTLRVPGPRMPHFLVDKGDGTKVPLSEIPASCGYSVKRVRRDVSLVAPYNGCGHVQQQSGAYVLPLVILGATVQMSCPMNPPALPKVSCFPSGMVVSLGQSADTVKIKVDGSWQPLLLAYFKCKFTLDTASGDLVVNAPFKGTCWDIKDAERRLPMLYGGHEVILTCPDTSPTTVVPQDPQVFYQFPYGQPWYNWVPATAAPTTTTAAPQDPFPQQPYYPYGKPWWWYPQVPATIAPTTTAAPQDPFPQQQYYPFGKQWWYYQVPATQAPTTTTAAPQDPFPQQPYYPYGKPWWWYPQVPATIAPTTTTAAPQDPFPQQPYYPYGKQWWWYPQVPATIAPTTTTAAPQDPFPQQPMFPLPIFDPFRNLQKGEPFPPGVPKFPPIIPGYPFPSLPTDPIPPPQSLPKVVQYPAAQRDMFAGYSSYGLKNVKWPSLADNYPFMPQLLKDPVFARSRRSVSIGQLPLPYRSRR, from the exons ATGCCGTGGGTTAAGTATCTTTTACTTCTCACAACGGCTGTGATGGTAGTGAGCTCTTTAGGAGTTCGCCGTGATGCCTTTTCAGATATGGGTGTTCCATATGATTCTACTGCTAGTAGTACAATCAGTTTTGGTAGACTTATTATTGGCAACAGGCTTCAGAGTACAACGTTGAATGCTACTGATGAAAGACAAGCGCATGGGGAAG CAAAATTTCATCTTGCTGAGGCGAAGTTGAAACATCTGCGTCCTTCTGTGCACTGTGGTGATGATACTATGACCCTGCGTGTTCCTGGACCAAGAATGCCCCACTTTCTGGTTGATAAAG GAGATGGGACTAAAGTGCCTCTGTCTGAGATTCCAGCCAGCTGTGGTTACTCTGTGAAGAGGGTGCGCCGGGATGTTTCGCTTGTTGCGCCGTACAATGGTTGTGGTCATGTCCAACAACAG AGTGGAGCTTATGTTCTGCCTCTGGTAATACTGGGGGCAACAGTGCAGATGTCATGCCCAATGAATCCTCCTGCCCTTCCTAAAGTTTCTTGCTTCCCTTCTGGCATGGTTGTCTCACTTGGGCAGAGCGCTGATACTGTTAAGATTAAAG TTGATGGATCATGGCAGCCTCTGctactggcatattttaagtgCAAGTTCACCCTGGACACTGCTAGTGGCGATCTGGTTGTCAATGCACCATTCAAGGGAACTTGTTGGGATATCAAG GATGCTGAAAGACGCCTTCCTATGCTTTATGGTGGCCATGAAGTGATACTCACATGCCCTGACACATCACCTACAACTGTTGTACCTCAAGACCCTCAGGTGTTTTATCAATTTCCATACGGACAACCATGGTATAACTGGGTGCCTGCTACAGCAGCTCCTACCACTACGACAGCGGCTCCTCAGGATCCTTTTCCCCAGCAACCGTACTATCCATATGGAAAACCGTGGTGGTGGTATCCCCAGGTGCCTGCTACCATAGCCCCTACTACGACAGCGGCTCCTCAGGATCCTTTTCCCCAGCAACAGTACTATCCATTTGGAAAGCAGTGGTGGTATTACCAGGTACCTGCTACCCAGGCCCCTACCACTACGACAGCAGCTCCTCAGGATCCTTTTCCCCAGCAACCATACTATCCATATGGAAAACCATGGTGGTGGTATCCCCAGGTGCCTGCTACCATAGCCCCTACTACTACGACAGCAGCTCCTCAGGATCCTTTTCCCCAGCAACCATACTATCCATATGGGAAACAGTGGTGGTGGTATCCCCAGGTGCCTGCTACCATAGCCCCTACTACTACGACAGCGGCTCCTCAGGATCCTTTTCCCCAGCAACCGATGTTCCCTCTACCAATCTTTGATCCTTTTCGCAATCTCCAAAAGGGAGAACCATTTCCTCCTGGCGTACCCAAGTTTCCTCCCATCATCCCAGGTTACCCTTTTCCTAGCCTGCCAACTGATCCAATCCCTCCCCCACAATCCCTCCCAAAGGTTGTGCAGTATCCTGCTGCCCAGCGTGACATGTTTGCAGGTTACTCATCCTATGGCCTTAAAAATGTGAAGTGGCCATCGCTGGCAGATAACTACCCCTTCATGCCCCAGTTGCTTAAGGATCCAGTTTTTGCTCGCAGCCGTAGATCTGTGTCTATCGGTCAGTTGCCCCTTCCCTACAGGTCTCGCAGATAA